The Prosthecobacter algae genome has a segment encoding these proteins:
- a CDS encoding type II secretion system protein — protein sequence MNVRLHSVSASHPSLRTRAGMTLMEVLLALAVFSIAAMALVGTLTQIASVSSDSQQLLEIEQSLESLIDEYGKMPQIREMEEQIKPGTDGVAYRVLIQQVKDLQNQDGRFLQNTFRIQVTARWDDGSGPIEMNAETYRYAGAFLPLN from the coding sequence ATGAACGTCCGCCTGCATTCAGTCTCCGCTTCGCACCCATCCCTCCGAACCAGGGCAGGGATGACGTTGATGGAGGTGCTGCTGGCCCTGGCCGTCTTCAGCATCGCCGCGATGGCGTTGGTAGGCACCCTAACTCAGATCGCCTCAGTCAGTTCCGATTCCCAGCAGTTGCTGGAGATCGAGCAAAGTCTGGAATCCTTGATTGATGAATATGGCAAGATGCCGCAGATCCGGGAGATGGAGGAGCAGATCAAACCGGGTACTGATGGTGTGGCCTACCGGGTGCTCATTCAGCAGGTCAAAGATCTGCAAAACCAGGATGGGCGCTTTCTGCAAAATACTTTCCGCATCCAGGTTACAGCACGCTGGGATGATGGCAGCGGGCCTATCGAAATGAATGCCGAAACTTATCGTTATGCCGGGGCCTTCCTGCCTCTGAACTGA
- a CDS encoding GNAT family N-acetyltransferase codes for MSASLLFREATESDRPAMAEIYLQCLAEADWMSESFKAGVDFDRDTEGELLFVVERGGEVVGFVSFWEPESFVHHLYVAPAAQERGVGSLLLMELQHHVRLPWRLKCSQDNERAHRFYLSRGWVQVELGDSDAGPYRLMEWAGSLSSLSPRES; via the coding sequence ATGTCTGCTTCATTGCTTTTCCGCGAAGCCACCGAGTCTGACCGGCCTGCCATGGCGGAGATTTATCTGCAATGCCTCGCGGAGGCCGACTGGATGTCTGAAAGCTTCAAGGCCGGGGTGGATTTCGACCGCGATACCGAGGGGGAGCTTCTTTTCGTGGTGGAACGGGGCGGGGAAGTCGTCGGTTTTGTTTCCTTCTGGGAGCCGGAGTCCTTTGTCCACCATCTGTATGTGGCTCCCGCGGCCCAGGAAAGAGGGGTAGGGTCGCTTCTGCTGATGGAGCTTCAGCATCACGTGCGCCTGCCTTGGCGGTTGAAATGTTCCCAGGACAATGAGCGGGCGCATCGTTTTTACCTGTCGCGAGGCTGGGTGCAGGTGGAGCTGGGCGACTCGGATGCCGGGCCATACCGGCTCATGGAATGGGCTGGAAGTCTGTCATCTCTGTCACCAAGAGAATCTTAG
- a CDS encoding GTPase domain-containing protein codes for MPAIHPEQKTVSFKIVYCGTPLSGKTANLQQIHSKLDPHGRSDLVSLSTAKDRTLFFDFLSVESAAIPGYKTAFHLYTVPGQVTYNATLQLVLRQADGVVFVADSQMDRQRENVQAFQALEANLRLNGSSLDRLPLVLQYNKRDLPNTAPVEYLEFLLNNRPVPWLSFEADARGGRNILATLNAISQAVLAQFQTRQNQPEQAVALA; via the coding sequence ATGCCTGCCATCCATCCCGAGCAAAAGACGGTCAGTTTTAAGATCGTCTATTGCGGCACACCGCTGAGCGGGAAGACCGCGAACTTGCAGCAGATCCATTCAAAGCTGGACCCACATGGGCGGAGTGATCTCGTCAGTCTGTCCACGGCCAAGGATCGCACCCTGTTCTTTGATTTTCTGAGTGTGGAAAGCGCGGCGATCCCTGGTTACAAGACCGCCTTTCACCTCTACACCGTGCCTGGGCAGGTGACTTACAATGCCACGCTGCAGCTCGTGCTGCGCCAAGCCGATGGCGTGGTCTTTGTGGCAGACAGCCAGATGGACCGGCAACGCGAAAATGTGCAGGCTTTTCAGGCCCTGGAGGCCAACCTGCGGCTCAATGGCAGTTCCCTGGACCGCCTGCCCCTAGTCCTTCAGTACAACAAACGCGACCTGCCCAACACCGCACCCGTCGAGTATCTGGAATTTCTGCTCAACAATCGTCCGGTGCCCTGGCTCAGCTTTGAAGCCGATGCCCGGGGCGGTCGCAATATTCTGGCGACGCTGAACGCGATTTCTCAGGCCGTGCTGGCCCAGTTCCAAACTCGGCAAAACCAGCCTGAGCAAGCAGTGGCCCTGGCCTGA
- a CDS encoding glycosyltransferase family 4 protein, whose product MKLALIRRQFAATGGAELYMQRLVAALAAAGHEVHLYSENWEGMPDAVTLHRVNVQAPRALRPVRFAEIVAQMMAPVTYDVVFSLERTVSQDVYRAGDGVHKVWLDQRRHYASWWRRPFVGLGAFHSNMMALEKRTLDPAVTRHVIVNSEMVRREIVREFGYPAERIHLVRNGINAARFQQADRVGTRQRFGLAEGDFVMLFVGSGWERKGLHFLLRLMSRLEKTDPQVKLLVVGKGRLAGPVPRNVILAGPMPQVENAYAAADLLTFLPIYEPSSNVVPEALASGLPVITSVFNGAAEWLTEGVNGHVLPAPEDTDALEKAVRFWMVRPDARPVPCEHALDLETNVRETLRVLERVAAEKRAEG is encoded by the coding sequence ATGAAGCTTGCGCTCATCCGCCGTCAATTTGCCGCCACAGGAGGGGCGGAGCTTTACATGCAGCGTCTGGTGGCCGCCCTGGCTGCGGCGGGGCATGAGGTACATCTTTATTCGGAGAACTGGGAAGGCATGCCCGATGCCGTGACGCTGCACCGTGTGAATGTCCAGGCTCCCCGCGCACTGCGGCCGGTGCGTTTCGCGGAAATCGTGGCGCAGATGATGGCTCCGGTGACCTATGATGTGGTTTTCAGTCTGGAGCGCACTGTCTCACAGGATGTCTATCGTGCTGGGGATGGCGTGCACAAGGTGTGGCTGGACCAGCGTCGGCATTACGCCTCCTGGTGGCGGCGCCCGTTTGTTGGGCTGGGGGCTTTTCACAGCAACATGATGGCGCTGGAAAAGCGTACCCTGGATCCCGCCGTGACGAGGCATGTCATTGTCAATTCCGAGATGGTCCGAAGGGAGATCGTGCGTGAGTTCGGGTACCCGGCAGAGCGAATCCACCTCGTGCGAAATGGCATCAATGCAGCCCGGTTTCAGCAGGCGGACCGCGTGGGTACACGCCAGCGCTTCGGCCTTGCGGAGGGCGATTTTGTCATGCTTTTTGTTGGGTCTGGCTGGGAGAGGAAAGGTCTGCACTTTTTGTTACGCCTGATGTCCCGTTTGGAAAAGACGGATCCGCAGGTGAAGCTTCTGGTGGTGGGTAAGGGGCGGCTGGCTGGGCCAGTGCCACGCAACGTGATCCTTGCCGGACCGATGCCACAGGTGGAAAATGCCTATGCCGCCGCAGATCTACTGACCTTCTTGCCCATCTATGAGCCGAGCTCCAATGTGGTGCCGGAGGCCCTGGCCAGCGGCCTGCCCGTCATCACCAGTGTGTTCAATGGCGCGGCGGAGTGGTTGACGGAGGGAGTGAATGGTCACGTTTTGCCAGCCCCAGAGGACACCGATGCCCTGGAAAAGGCGGTGCGTTTTTGGATGGTGCGGCCCGATGCCCGGCCCGTGCCTTGTGAGCATGCGCTGGATCTGGAAACCAATGTCCGTGAAACCCTGCGGGTGCTGGAACGGGTGGCTGCCGAAAAGCGTGCGGAAGGCTAA
- a CDS encoding DUF1501 domain-containing protein translates to MSSLTRRALLSKLAFAAAPVAEAAGDHTLVHVFLRGGADTLNLWVPYADDRYYRLRPALAIPAPGKGSDAAIRLTDRYALHPALKPLEAAYHEGRLGAVQSVGVDNTSGSHFECQDQMEHGDSMHGIPAGGGWLGRYLRLRTGAKVSPLSAVAIGTSLPESLRGAPAASVLEHLEDISLKAAGKQAEQVAGALNALYGADVSLLGERGVETLDLFRRISNLQHRADAPEHGASYPPAPFGSGLREIARLIKARLGLQIACIDLGGWDTHFFQGNSSGTQAGQIRLLAEGLAALETDLKDHRAHYTLMVTTEFGRRVYENASLGTDHGRGFTLMALGDRVKGGQVLGGWPIQADDDVNVNTPGPGGLLAETDYRQVFAEVLRGSVGLKDDEEAKVFPGMPAKHIGLM, encoded by the coding sequence ATGTCCTCCCTTACCCGACGCGCCCTCCTATCCAAGCTTGCTTTTGCCGCCGCCCCAGTAGCTGAAGCAGCGGGGGATCATACCCTCGTCCACGTCTTCCTGCGAGGAGGGGCGGATACGCTGAATCTATGGGTGCCGTATGCCGATGACCGTTACTACCGTCTGCGCCCTGCCCTGGCCATTCCGGCTCCCGGCAAAGGCAGCGATGCCGCCATTCGCCTCACGGACCGCTATGCGCTGCACCCGGCGCTGAAACCCTTGGAGGCCGCCTATCACGAAGGTCGTCTCGGGGCCGTGCAATCCGTCGGCGTGGACAACACTAGCGGCTCTCATTTTGAATGCCAGGACCAGATGGAACATGGCGACTCCATGCACGGCATCCCCGCAGGTGGAGGCTGGCTGGGCCGCTACCTGCGGCTGCGTACCGGGGCCAAAGTTTCCCCACTTTCCGCCGTGGCCATCGGCACCAGCCTGCCGGAATCTCTGCGTGGTGCCCCTGCTGCCAGTGTGCTGGAGCATCTGGAGGACATCAGCCTCAAGGCCGCTGGCAAGCAAGCCGAACAGGTGGCGGGTGCCCTGAATGCCCTCTACGGAGCCGATGTCAGTCTGCTGGGTGAACGAGGGGTGGAAACACTGGATCTCTTCCGCCGCATCTCCAACCTCCAGCATCGCGCCGATGCTCCCGAGCATGGGGCCAGCTACCCTCCTGCTCCATTCGGCAGTGGTCTGCGCGAAATCGCCCGTTTGATCAAGGCACGGCTCGGCCTCCAGATCGCCTGCATTGATCTCGGTGGCTGGGACACCCATTTTTTTCAGGGCAACAGCAGCGGCACCCAGGCCGGGCAGATCCGCCTCCTGGCCGAAGGTCTGGCAGCCCTGGAGACCGACTTGAAAGACCATCGTGCCCACTACACTCTCATGGTCACCACGGAGTTTGGTCGGCGGGTGTATGAAAACGCCTCGTTGGGCACGGACCATGGCCGGGGCTTTACGCTCATGGCGCTAGGAGACCGAGTCAAAGGCGGGCAGGTGCTGGGCGGCTGGCCCATCCAGGCCGATGACGACGTCAATGTGAACACCCCGGGTCCCGGCGGCCTGCTGGCTGAAACGGACTACCGGCAGGTCTTTGCCGAAGTCTTGCGCGGCAGCGTGGGTCTGAAGGATGATGAGGAGGCCAAGGTCTTCCCTGGCATGCCCGCCAAGCACATCGGCCTGATGTAA
- a CDS encoding type II secretion system F family protein, producing MPTFAYQAADTSGRDVAGTIEAQDRASALRQLTGKGLQPFKISEAAGKAGPVKAAAKTKAGEVVDENAPIKLGNSQLQLFTEELSELLEAGMRLEAALKLMEGKGTTGTHSRIARRLGNLIREGHPFSSALRQSSPSFGELFCSVAAAGEAGGSLADAMRRQAQYLASVREMRSQVAVALIYPGFLFVSAIGVTVLFTTFLIPRLSVMMSHMKGGVPKGLQFVLSVSEFMQTYWWLILAVLALLFLAFWVWSHSTSGRPVWDRMRLKMPLVGNVLMTSFHNQFLETLASLSGGGLPLLKGLELASRVSSNQYVQKQLEHVITSVRDGASLSRGLEKTALFPTKLLEMVRIGEHTGDLSGTLRRTADRCGRELSKSLEKMMALLQPVIILVMAALVGVMAYIMISVIFETVSAMKSRG from the coding sequence ATGCCCACCTTTGCCTATCAAGCTGCAGATACCTCCGGACGCGATGTTGCCGGGACCATCGAGGCGCAGGACCGCGCCTCGGCCCTGCGGCAACTGACAGGCAAGGGCTTGCAGCCCTTTAAGATCAGCGAGGCGGCAGGCAAGGCAGGACCCGTGAAGGCGGCGGCCAAGACCAAGGCAGGTGAGGTGGTGGATGAAAATGCCCCCATCAAGCTGGGCAACAGCCAGCTTCAGCTTTTCACGGAGGAGCTTTCTGAACTTCTTGAGGCCGGGATGCGACTGGAGGCGGCCCTGAAACTGATGGAGGGCAAAGGCACCACGGGCACGCATAGCCGCATCGCCCGCCGTCTGGGCAATCTTATCCGCGAAGGTCACCCCTTCAGCAGTGCTCTGCGCCAGTCATCGCCCTCCTTCGGAGAGCTTTTCTGCTCCGTCGCTGCGGCAGGTGAGGCGGGCGGTTCTCTGGCGGATGCTATGCGCAGGCAGGCGCAGTATCTGGCGAGCGTGAGGGAGATGCGCAGTCAGGTGGCGGTGGCGCTGATCTATCCCGGGTTTCTGTTTGTCTCCGCGATCGGTGTGACGGTCCTTTTCACCACCTTCCTCATTCCCCGGCTGAGTGTGATGATGTCTCATATGAAGGGCGGTGTGCCCAAGGGGCTTCAGTTTGTGCTGTCGGTCTCTGAATTCATGCAGACATACTGGTGGCTCATCTTGGCGGTGTTGGCGCTGCTATTTCTGGCGTTCTGGGTCTGGTCCCATTCTACCTCGGGTCGGCCTGTGTGGGACCGCATGCGGCTGAAGATGCCGCTGGTGGGCAATGTGCTGATGACGAGCTTTCACAACCAGTTTTTGGAAACGCTCGCCAGTCTTTCAGGTGGCGGCTTACCATTGCTGAAAGGGCTGGAACTGGCCTCACGGGTTTCCTCGAACCAGTACGTGCAGAAGCAGCTCGAGCACGTCATCACCAGCGTGCGGGATGGAGCCTCTCTGTCGCGCGGTCTGGAAAAGACGGCGCTCTTTCCCACCAAGCTTTTGGAGATGGTGCGCATTGGTGAGCACACCGGCGATCTCAGCGGCACGCTGCGCCGCACGGCGGACCGTTGTGGCCGCGAGCTGAGCAAGAGCCTGGAAAAAATGATGGCCCTGCTGCAGCCAGTCATCATCCTGGTCATGGCGGCCCTTGTGGGCGTCATGGCTTACATCATGATCTCAGTCATTTTTGAAACGGTCTCCGCCATGAAAAGCCGTGGCTGA
- a CDS encoding alpha/beta hydrolase, whose translation MTATSFCRPLLLGIGLLTATLASAEKPAVKVIADLLYKDGEKLSQYETERCKLDLYLPAEKKDFPTLVWLHGGGITGGSKNGAHQADIARHFASAGIAVASINYRLSPKAEFPAYIQDTAAAFAWVKKHIATHGGDAGRVFLGGHSAGAYLALMAGLDDQYLAAQGLKLSDIAGLVPVAGQTLTHYTIRQERGLPKKRLIADLAAPIYHARKDAPPMLILYADEDMALRAEENELLAAALRDEGHPKIMVKKIKNRDHGSVAHNMAKPGDAGFQQVIKFIQSIDP comes from the coding sequence ATGACCGCCACCTCTTTTTGCCGCCCTCTCCTGCTCGGAATCGGTCTTTTGACCGCCACTCTCGCCTCAGCGGAGAAACCCGCCGTCAAGGTCATCGCCGACCTCCTTTACAAGGATGGTGAAAAGCTCAGCCAGTACGAAACCGAACGCTGCAAGCTGGATCTCTACCTGCCAGCGGAGAAAAAGGATTTCCCCACCCTGGTTTGGCTACATGGCGGGGGCATCACGGGTGGCAGTAAAAATGGTGCCCATCAGGCCGATATCGCCCGGCACTTTGCCAGTGCTGGCATTGCCGTGGCCAGCATCAATTATCGCCTGAGCCCGAAGGCCGAATTCCCGGCCTACATTCAGGACACCGCCGCTGCCTTTGCCTGGGTGAAAAAGCACATCGCCACCCATGGCGGGGATGCGGGGCGTGTCTTCCTTGGCGGACACTCTGCCGGAGCATACCTGGCCCTGATGGCCGGGCTGGATGACCAGTATCTTGCCGCCCAAGGCCTGAAATTGAGCGACATCGCAGGACTCGTCCCAGTGGCCGGCCAGACACTCACCCACTACACCATCCGCCAGGAGCGGGGCCTGCCGAAAAAACGTCTGATTGCCGATCTGGCGGCCCCCATTTATCACGCACGCAAGGACGCCCCGCCCATGCTCATCCTGTATGCGGACGAGGACATGGCCCTACGGGCAGAAGAAAACGAGCTACTGGCTGCTGCCCTGCGGGATGAAGGCCACCCCAAGATCATGGTGAAGAAGATCAAAAACCGCGACCATGGCTCGGTAGCCCACAACATGGCCAAGCCCGGCGATGCTGGCTTTCAGCAGGTGATCAAGTTCATCCAGTCCATTGATCCTTAG
- a CDS encoding GNAT family N-acetyltransferase: MSSLTSEPRIEPATIEDMPQLVELLVALFSEEADFRPDKNKQEHGLRLILEQPNRGRIFVLRTDHMVIGMVNLLFTISTAEGGLVILMEDVIVHPQHRRMGYGGRLLEHAIEFAREKHFRRITLLTDKLSAESQTFFAKHGFTFSSMIPMRLVFE; this comes from the coding sequence ATGTCCAGCCTTACTTCCGAGCCGCGCATCGAGCCGGCAACCATTGAAGACATGCCACAGCTCGTCGAGCTGCTGGTGGCGCTTTTCAGCGAAGAAGCGGACTTCCGGCCCGACAAGAACAAGCAGGAGCACGGTCTGCGCCTCATTTTGGAGCAGCCCAACCGTGGCCGCATCTTTGTCCTGCGGACCGACCACATGGTCATTGGCATGGTTAACCTGCTTTTCACCATCAGCACCGCTGAGGGCGGACTCGTCATCCTCATGGAGGACGTCATCGTGCATCCCCAGCATCGGCGTATGGGCTATGGGGGGCGGCTTTTGGAACATGCCATTGAGTTTGCCCGCGAAAAACATTTCCGCCGCATCACCCTGCTCACAGACAAGCTGAGTGCGGAATCCCAGACCTTTTTTGCCAAGCACGGCTTCACTTTCTCCAGCATGATTCCGATGCGGCTCGTATTTGAGTGA
- a CDS encoding alpha/beta hydrolase family protein, producing MKLLTAFLLACTTLASAEQVGPWNLDEIKKAPAMKWVNQSAPVHSLLYTGEPFLNNPTEVFAFYASPITLGEAKPGTKFPGVVLIHGGGGTAFAEWAYLWAKRGYAAIAMDLAGSRPPDPVYDPKTGVPKGHQSEAKERKRLSNGGPHHGAGEKFDSIGGVTSDDWPFHAAASVIRAHSLLRSFPEVQAENTAVTGISWGGYTTCLVASLDDRFKAAVPVYGCGFLHEGESVQKASIDQLGDRRADWVREYDPSSLLPRCRVPILFVNGTNDIHYPLDSYMKSFNVVPGEKQMRIQVNMAHGHPPGWAPQEIGLFIDSKCRAGQPLPVPGVPVVEGDKVTLSYTGGAALKEAKLHYTTDMGVRAKRTWKSVDATISAGTVTAPKPPAEANTWFITLTDERGAMVSTTVQFQP from the coding sequence ATGAAGTTACTGACCGCTTTTCTTCTCGCATGCACCACCCTTGCCTCGGCTGAGCAGGTAGGGCCGTGGAATCTCGACGAAATCAAAAAGGCCCCCGCCATGAAATGGGTGAACCAATCGGCGCCCGTTCATTCGCTGTTGTACACGGGCGAACCTTTCCTGAACAATCCCACGGAGGTCTTCGCCTTTTATGCTTCACCCATCACGCTTGGAGAGGCAAAGCCTGGCACGAAATTCCCCGGCGTCGTTTTGATCCACGGCGGCGGCGGCACGGCCTTTGCCGAATGGGCTTACCTTTGGGCTAAGAGAGGTTATGCCGCCATCGCCATGGATCTGGCGGGATCTCGCCCTCCAGATCCAGTGTATGACCCCAAGACGGGAGTTCCCAAGGGTCACCAGTCTGAGGCCAAAGAACGCAAGCGCCTGTCCAATGGGGGGCCGCATCATGGGGCGGGAGAAAAGTTCGACAGCATCGGAGGCGTCACTTCGGATGACTGGCCCTTTCATGCGGCCGCCAGCGTGATTCGGGCACACTCCTTGTTACGCTCGTTTCCTGAAGTCCAGGCTGAAAATACGGCAGTGACAGGCATCAGTTGGGGCGGTTATACCACCTGCCTGGTCGCTTCCCTGGATGATCGCTTCAAAGCCGCCGTGCCTGTGTATGGCTGCGGCTTTCTCCATGAAGGTGAATCTGTTCAAAAAGCTTCCATCGATCAGTTGGGGGATCGCCGGGCAGACTGGGTGCGGGAGTATGATCCTTCCAGCCTGCTGCCCCGCTGCCGGGTGCCCATCCTGTTTGTGAATGGAACCAATGACATTCACTACCCCCTGGACAGCTACATGAAGAGTTTCAACGTGGTGCCTGGGGAGAAGCAGATGCGCATTCAGGTAAACATGGCGCATGGCCATCCCCCGGGGTGGGCCCCGCAGGAAATCGGCCTGTTCATTGATTCGAAATGCCGCGCTGGCCAGCCCCTGCCGGTCCCGGGCGTGCCAGTCGTCGAGGGAGACAAGGTCACTCTCAGTTACACGGGCGGCGCAGCTTTGAAGGAGGCCAAGCTGCACTACACGACCGACATGGGTGTGCGGGCCAAGCGCACCTGGAAAAGCGTGGATGCAACGATCTCTGCGGGTACAGTAACGGCCCCCAAACCGCCTGCGGAGGCTAATACTTGGTTCATTACGCTCACCGATGAGCGAGGGGCGATGGTTAGCACGACGGTACAGTTCCAGCCCTGA
- a CDS encoding DUF1800 domain-containing protein, with translation MKLARRDLFKSAALGSGGALLASCERVTTAINQNWLGEAVPPHLTSVESAEIDTDFHLLSRAAFGPWPGDVAALKKMGRDAWIEEQLHPESISDTACDLRAERFESLYFSAGDAYEFRKPVLREELTRHALLRAIYSRRQLLEVMVEFWTDHLNIDLEKGDCIYLKPSDDRDVIRKHALGSFRDLIRASATSPAMLVYLDGKTNKVRRGTTDQPNENYARELMELHTLGVHGGYTQEDVYEAARCLSGWTFDAKRVFALNQGESYFRPDWHDDGAKQVLGHRIPAGGGPGDLDRLVAIVCEHPATAQHIALKLCRRFVSPTPPASLLKRVADEFTCTQGDIRSLLRVILKSDEFLASRGQLLKRPFKFMVSALRALAADTQAEKTILEPLQRMGHGLFQYPTPDGYPDDELPWMGTLMWRWNFALALAANKQLGAKVELRLLRRALRKPDAEADITRWFAHFIGRQPTAPEITALDQFAPGSPESSIGLILASPAFQRC, from the coding sequence ATGAAGTTGGCCCGCCGAGATCTTTTCAAGAGCGCCGCTCTGGGCAGCGGCGGTGCCCTTCTGGCAAGCTGCGAGCGCGTCACCACCGCGATCAACCAAAATTGGTTAGGCGAAGCCGTCCCTCCGCACCTCACCTCGGTGGAAAGCGCGGAGATCGACACCGACTTTCACCTGCTCTCCCGCGCTGCCTTCGGCCCCTGGCCGGGCGATGTGGCCGCCCTGAAAAAAATGGGCCGCGACGCTTGGATCGAAGAACAACTCCACCCAGAATCCATCTCCGACACGGCCTGCGACCTGCGTGCGGAACGCTTTGAGTCGCTCTACTTCAGTGCCGGGGATGCCTATGAATTTCGCAAACCGGTGCTGCGGGAGGAGCTGACCCGCCATGCGCTGCTGCGTGCCATTTACAGCCGCCGGCAGCTCCTGGAGGTCATGGTGGAATTCTGGACCGACCACCTCAACATCGACCTCGAGAAAGGCGACTGCATCTACCTCAAACCGAGCGATGATCGCGACGTCATCCGCAAGCATGCCCTGGGCAGCTTTCGCGATCTCATCCGCGCCTCAGCCACGTCCCCGGCCATGCTGGTCTATCTGGACGGTAAGACCAACAAGGTGCGCCGAGGAACCACCGACCAGCCAAACGAAAACTACGCCCGTGAGCTGATGGAACTGCACACGCTGGGCGTGCATGGCGGTTACACCCAGGAGGATGTTTATGAAGCGGCACGCTGCCTCAGCGGCTGGACCTTTGATGCCAAGCGAGTCTTCGCCCTGAACCAGGGAGAGTCCTATTTTCGTCCCGACTGGCATGATGATGGGGCCAAGCAAGTGCTGGGTCACCGCATTCCCGCTGGCGGCGGTCCCGGGGATCTGGACCGGCTGGTAGCCATCGTTTGCGAACACCCTGCCACGGCCCAGCACATCGCCCTGAAACTGTGCAGGCGATTCGTCAGCCCCACTCCACCCGCTAGCCTGCTGAAACGCGTGGCGGACGAGTTCACCTGCACGCAGGGAGACATCCGTAGCCTGCTCCGAGTGATCCTGAAATCGGACGAATTTCTGGCCAGCCGGGGACAGCTTCTCAAGCGCCCCTTCAAATTCATGGTCTCCGCCCTCCGGGCACTGGCCGCAGATACTCAGGCCGAAAAGACCATCCTCGAACCACTACAACGCATGGGCCATGGCCTGTTTCAATACCCCACGCCCGATGGCTATCCCGATGATGAACTGCCCTGGATGGGCACGCTAATGTGGCGCTGGAATTTTGCCCTGGCCCTCGCGGCTAACAAACAGTTGGGTGCCAAGGTGGAGTTACGGCTTCTCCGCCGCGCACTTCGAAAGCCGGATGCCGAAGCCGACATCACACGCTGGTTTGCCCACTTCATCGGCCGGCAGCCCACTGCGCCTGAAATCACGGCGCTGGACCAGTTTGCCCCTGGCTCCCCAGAATCTTCCATCGGCCTCATCCTGGCCAGCCCAGCCTTTCAGAGGTGCTGA
- a CDS encoding type II secretion system protein GspG: MNIHPIHSHLPSRSLNRVFHPLRKAFTLMEMMLVLAIIALLIAIGAVALQNVQGGAEITAAEAHMNTLKVAITQYKTLNRTLPGKLEDLVTPPANARVKKGLLKESGITDPWGSKYQYRSPGKKNGEPYEVFSMGPDKKEGGDDDVFSD; encoded by the coding sequence ATGAACATCCACCCCATCCATTCGCACCTTCCCAGCCGAAGCCTTAACCGCGTTTTCCATCCACTGCGCAAAGCCTTCACTCTGATGGAAATGATGCTGGTGCTGGCCATCATTGCCTTGCTCATCGCCATTGGTGCGGTGGCTTTGCAGAACGTGCAGGGCGGTGCTGAAATCACGGCGGCCGAGGCCCACATGAATACCCTCAAGGTGGCTATTACGCAGTACAAGACCCTGAACCGTACGCTGCCTGGCAAGCTTGAAGATCTGGTCACCCCTCCGGCCAATGCCCGTGTGAAAAAAGGCCTTCTCAAAGAGAGCGGCATCACGGATCCTTGGGGTTCCAAGTACCAGTACCGCAGCCCCGGCAAAAAGAATGGCGAGCCGTATGAAGTCTTCTCCATGGGACCTGATAAAAAAGAGGGCGGCGATGACGATGTCTTCTCTGACTGA
- a CDS encoding pilus assembly FimT family protein: protein MKRTHPRPSRAAFTLLELIVVMSIMLLVIGLGFGSFSLLEDNDPFQKPAQELTEMSRFAISAAVLQHRTMTIAFDKEGFRLLGATGGKGQAFQVPKGMKVLIQRLGGKGWEKAEGHFWPFGEQGICEPIRIRFESTQGSRELAFHPLTGNTVE from the coding sequence ATGAAACGTACCCATCCCCGCCCTTCACGCGCCGCCTTCACGTTGCTGGAACTCATCGTGGTGATGAGCATCATGCTGCTCGTCATCGGGCTGGGCTTTGGCAGCTTTTCGCTTCTGGAAGACAATGATCCTTTCCAGAAACCAGCGCAGGAACTGACCGAGATGTCTCGGTTTGCCATCAGTGCTGCGGTGCTACAGCACCGGACCATGACGATTGCCTTTGATAAGGAGGGTTTCCGACTGCTGGGGGCCACGGGCGGGAAAGGCCAAGCCTTTCAGGTCCCCAAAGGGATGAAGGTACTTATCCAGCGGCTGGGCGGAAAGGGCTGGGAAAAGGCGGAGGGACATTTTTGGCCTTTCGGTGAGCAGGGCATCTGTGAACCGATCCGCATCCGCTTTGAATCCACCCAGGGCTCGCGCGAGTTGGCCTTTCATCCTTTGACGGGCAACACGGTGGAATAA